A genomic window from Sorex araneus isolate mSorAra2 chromosome 2, mSorAra2.pri, whole genome shotgun sequence includes:
- the LRRC58 gene encoding leucine-rich repeat-containing protein 58, giving the protein MPQPSPSGPWGLQSGNKHLFPRNPAGQGPHSPRWSQRGGPVTREPPPAHSKVQVVSPQEAAGQRLRRKPRTAALPQAGFKGHRPARPPPPPPPRGPVRPRRARLASGPLPTVRAVQLPGRGSARGLVGRGAPRAQRPAEARMEDVGPPLAPVGEAELNLSRLSVSPETLESELESRGEERRGGREALLRLLLPHSRLVSLPRALGSGFPHLQLLDVSGNALTSLGPELLALSGLRTLLAKNNRLGGPGALPKGLAQSPLCRSLQVLNLSGNCFQEVPASLLELRALQTLSLGGNQLQTIPAEIENLRSLECLYLGGNFIKEIPPELANLPSLNYLVLCDNKIQSVPPQLSQLHSLRSLSLHNNLLTYLPREILNLIHLEELSLRGNPLVVRFVRDLTYDPPTLLELAARTIKIRNISYTPYDLPGNLLKYLSLASNCPNPKCGGVYFDCCVRQIKFVDFCGKYRLPLMHYLCSPECSSPCSSASHSSTSQSESDSEDEASVAAHRMQKVLLG; this is encoded by the exons ATGCCCCAGCCCTCTCCTTCAGGTCCCTGGGGTCTGCAGTCCGGGAACAAACATCTGTTCCCACGGAATCCCGCAGGCCAGGGGCCCCACTCCCCCCGCTGGAGCCAAAGGGGAGGCCCCGTGACGCGGGAACCGCCCCCGGCCCACAGCAAAGTTCAGGTCGTGAGCCCCCAGGAGGCAGCGGGGCAGCGACTTCGGCGGAAGCCGCGCACAGCCGCCCTCCCCCAGGCCGGGTTCAAAGGGCACCGGccggcgcgccccccgcccccgcccccgccacgtgGGCCCGTCCGGCCGCGTCGCGCGAGACTAGCGTCCGGCCCGCTTCCGACCGTGCGAGCAGTTCAGCTTCCGGGGCGCGGCTCAGCTCGGGGCCTGGTCGGCCGCGGCGCTCCTCGGGCCCAGCGGCCTGCGGAGGCCAGGATGGAGGACGTCGGGCCGCCGCTGGCGCCGGTCGGCGAGGCCGAGCTGAATTTGTCCCGCCTCAGCGTGTCCCCGGAGACGCTGGAGTCCGAGCTGGAGTCGCGGGGCGAGgagcggcgcggcgggcgggagGCGCTGCTGCGGCTGCTGTTGCCGCACAGCCGTCTGGTGTCGCTGCCGCGGGCGCTGGGCAGCGGCTTCCCGCATCTGCAGCTCCTGGACGTGAGCGGCAACGCGCTGACGTCTCTGGGGCCTGAGCTGCTGGCGCTGAGCGGCCTGCGCACGCTGCTGGCCAAGAACAACCGTCTCGGCGGGCCCGGCGCGCTGCCCAAGGGCCTGGCGCAGTCCCCGCTCTGCCGCAGCCTCCAGGTGCTCAACCTCAGCGGCAACTGCTTCCAAGAGGTGCCCGCCTCGCTGTTGGAGCTGCGCGCCCTGCAGACCCTCAGCCTGGGCGGCAACCAGTTGCAGACCATCCCGGCCGAGATCGAAAACTTGAGGAG CTTAGAATGTTTATATCTCGGAGGAAACTTCATCAAAGAAATCCCACCAGAACTGGCAAACCTACCTTCATTAAATTACTTGGTATTATGTGACAACAAAATCCAAAGTGTGCCACCTCAGCTTTCACA GTTGCATTCCCTTCGTTCTCTCAGTCTTCACAATAATTTACTGACATACCTGCCTCGAGAGATCCTCAACCTTATTCATTTGGAAGAATTGAGTTTGCGAGGAAATCCTTTGGTTGTTCGTTTTGTTAGAGATTTAACCTATGACCCTCCAACTCTCCTAGAATTAGCTGCACGGaccattaaaattagaaatatttcctACACTCCTTATGATCTTCCTGGGAACCTTCTTAAATATTTGAGTTTAGCCAGCAATTGCCCAAACCCAAAATGTGGAG gAGTGTACTTTGACTGCTGTGTCAGACAGATTAAGTTTGTGGACTTCTGTGGGAAGTATCGGCTCCCACTAATGCACTACTTGTGTTCTCCAGAGTGTTCTTCCCCCTGCAGTTCTGCCTCTCACAGCTCTACATCCCAGAGCGAATCTGATTCAGAGGATGAAGCTAGTGTTGCAGCACACAGAATGCAGAAAGTTCTTCTTGGTTGA